CGCTCGCTGGCGCGGGTCGGCGCTGCCGGTCCCGCTGAAGGCGCGATGGGGCCGCGTGCCTTTGGGCAAGCGGATGGGCGCTATCTCGAAACCTTGATGCAGCGCGTGCGCGCGCCGATCGCTTCGCGCTGGGTCTCGATCGCGCTACGCCGCGCGCTGCTGGCGCGGGTCGATACGCCGCGCGGCGTAAACGGTGCGGATTTCGCGGCGGAACGATCGTGGTTGCTCACACGGATGGGCGAATCGGTCGCGGCGCGTGCGCTGGCGCAAGCGGTCGACAGCGAGGATTATACGCCGAAACTGTTCGAAGCGGCGATGCAGGCGGCGCTCGCGACCGGCGATCCGGCGGCGTTGTGCCCGATGGTTGATGCCGGCGCGAAGCTGCAGCGTGAACGCGGCTGGGTATTGGCCCAGGCGATGTGCACTGGCTTGTCGGGCATGGGAGCGCGCGCGCAACCGATGATTGCGGCGGCGCGCCGCTCTGGTCTGGCCGGCGGAATCGACTTGCTGCTGGCGCAGAAAGTCGCCGGAACCGGGCAGGGCGGTCGTCAGGCTGTGACGATCGAGTGGGATAGTGTCACGCAACTGACGGCGTGGCGTTACGGCCTTGCCACCGCAACCGGGGTCGAGATTCCGGAAACGTTGCTGGCGAACACCTCGCCTGCCGTGCAGGGGTGGCGGGCCTTGTCGCCTGCGCTCGAGCCGCATCTGCGCGCGGCGGTGGCCGAGCTGGCGGCGGCACGGGGGATTTTGTCAGGGGCGGCGCTGGTCGACTTGTATAGCGCGATCGAGCGCGAGGACGATCAGTCGCTCGCCGAAGTCGGCATCGCGCGCGATGTGCGGGCGGCGTATGAGGCGCCCGATGTTGCGGCGCGTGCCGAGGCGCTGAAGCGGCTGTGGGATGAGCCCAAGGGCTATGAGGCGCGCTACGCTCGGCTGGTGCTGACGGCAGGAGCCGCGGCGCGGATCCCGACGACGCTGAAGGAGGCCGAGGTCGATCGGCTTGTGGCGTCTATGCTGAGTGTCGGTTTCGATCCGCGGGCGCTTCGCTGGCGCGCTGTCGCGCCGCGCGGCAGCAATGCCTGGGCGATGCTGACGCTGGTCGATCCGGCCGCCCCGGCGCTGAGCGCGGGCGACATCGGGGCCTTTAGCGGCGCGAACGATCCGGAGGGCCTGAAGCAGCGCATGTTTTTTGCAGGCGCCGCGGGCACGGGGCGAATGCGGGCGAGCGACTTCGAAAGCGCGGCACAGTCGCTCGGCGTGCGCGTCGGGCGTGAGGATAGCTGGACGCGCGCCATCAAGCAGGCTGCGCTCGATCAGCAGCCTGGGACCGTCGCGTTGCTCGCTGCGATCGGCATGCAGACCCGGCTGTGGCACGGTGTCGCGCCCGAAACGGTCTATCACATCTGTAGTGCCTTGCGCGCCGTCGGCATGCCCGGCGAGGCCCGGATGGTCGCGGTCGAGGCGATCAGCCGGATGTCGCTGGGGCTTTGAGCGACGCGCTTCCAGCGACCGAAGATCGCGCGTTGATCGACCGCTTTCTGGAAATGATGGCGGCGGAGGCAGGGGCAGCCAAGAACACGGTCGCAGCGTATCGTAGCGATCTGACGCTGGCATCTAGCTTCCTCCGCGGGCGTCTGAGCAGCGCGGAGGCGGGCGACTTGACCCGGTTGAGCGCCGAGTGGCAATCGCTGTCCAAATCGAGCGTCGCGCGCAAAGCGGCGGCGCTGCGGCGCTTCTTTGCGTTTCTGGCCGACGAAGGGCTGCGGGGGGATGATCCTGCTGCGGCGCTGCCGCGTCCCGGCGCATCGCGCGGTTTGCCCAAGGTGCTCGATCATGCCGATATGGACCGGCTGTTCGATGCGATTGCCGCGCGAATTGCCCGTGATCCGCCCGATCCCAACGATCTGCGGCTCTCGGCGCTGGTCGAATTGCTATACGGATCTGGCCTGCGTGCAACCGAGCTGGTGTCGCTCCCGCGCCGCGCCATTGCATCCGATCGACCCTATCTGATCCTGCGCGGCAAGGGCGGCGCGGAGCGGCTGGTGCCGCTATCCGACCGGGCACGTGCCGCCGTCGCGCTGTGGCGGACGAACGTCCCGGCGGAAAGTCCGTGGCTGTTTCCCTCGGCCAGGACGCATCTCAGCCGGATCCGGCTGTATCAGCTGCTGAAGGCGCTGGCGGCCGAGGCGGGGATTCCGCCCGAACGGGTCAGCCCGCACGTCCTGCGCCATGCGTTTGCGACGCATTTGCTGGCGGGCGGGGCGGACTTGCGGGCGTTGCAGGCGATGTTGGGCCATGCCGATATCGCCACGACCGAGATCTACACGCATGTCGACGCGAGCCGGCTGGTCGAACTGGTCAATGCGCGCCATCCGCTCGCCGAAGCGACGGCACGCGTTGACGCGAAGAAGCGCGGGGCCTAACCGGCGCGGCCTATGGCAAGCTTCCTGGACTTTGAGAAACCGATCGCCGAGCTGCAAGGCCGGATCGACGAATTGCGCGAAACCGCTGCCGAGGGGACGATCGACATCGCATCCGAAGTCGGTCGGTTGCAGGCGAAATCCGACAAATTGCTGCGCGATACCTATGCGCGGCTGACCCCGTGGCAGAAGACGCAAGTGGCGCGCCATGGCGAGCGGCCGCATTTCAAGGATTATGTCGCCGGACTGTTCGACGATTTCATGCTGCTGGCGGGCGACCGCGCGTTTGGCGACGATCAGGCGATCTTGGGCGGCTTCGCGACCTTCCGCGGGCGGCGGGTGCTGGTCATCGGGCATGAGAAAGGCGACGATACCGCGAGCCGGCTGCGCCACAATTTCGGGATGGGCAAGCCTGAAGGCTATCGCAAGGCGATCCGCTTGATGCAGCTTGCCGAGCGCTTCGGATTACCGGTGGTGACGCTGGTCGACACCTCGGGCGCATTTCCCGGCGTCCAGGCGGAAGAGCGCGGCCAGGCCGAGGCGATTGCGCGCTCGACCGAGACGTGCCTGGCGCTTGGGGTTCCGCTGATTGCCGCGATCGTCGGAGAGGGCGGATCGGGCGGTGCCATCGCGCTTGCGGCGGGGAATGCCGTGCTGATGTTCGAACACGCCGTCTATTCGGTGATTTCGCCCGAGGGCTGCGCTTCGATTCTGTGGCGCACCGCCGACAAGGCAGCCGACGCCGCCGAGGCCATGAAGGTGACCGCGCAGGACCTGAAGGGACTCGGCATCATTGACACGATCGTGCCCGAGCCGCTGGGCGGCGCGCAACGCGATCCGGCGGCGGCGATCGTCGCGTTGGGCGATGCGATCGCGGCGGCGCTGGCGAAACTCGACGGCAAGGATGCCACCGAATTGCGCCGTGCACGCCGCGAGAAATTCCTGGCGATGGGGCGGCTCTAAGCCGCTTAGGTCGCTTTCATGTTCGACGACACGTTCGTGAACGTCGTCTTCATCTTGTTGCCCAGACCTTGCATCGCAGCGATCGCCGCGACCGCGATCAATGCAGCGATTAGGCCATATTCTATCGCCGTTGCGCCCCGTGAGTGACGCAGCAAGGTAAATAGGAATTTGAGCATAATATGGTCCCGGGCGAAAAAAAAGGCGGCGGAACTTGCGTCCCGCCGCCCTGGTATCAGAGGGGTATCGTAAGAAGCTTACGAAGCCTTCATGTTCGACGACACGTTCGTGAACGTGGTCTTCAGCTGGTTGCCCAGGCCCTGCATCGCTGCAATGGCTGCAACGGCGATCAGCGCTGCGATCAGGCCATATTCGATGGCGGTCGCGCCCTTGGAATTCTTGATGAAATTGCGGATCGTCTTCATGTCCGGTCTCCAGTGGTGGTTGCTTCAGTACCCGGTCGGACCGGAGGACCGGACCAACAAGGCCGGTGTAGGAGACGAGGGTTGAGAAAGGTTTAAGCTGGACGGAACTTTTTCAGCAGTCGCACTTCAGGTACCTGCGCGTGCATTGGCCATCTTGGTGTTGACGTTGCCCCACATCCCGGTGGTGGTGTTTGCCACTTCTATGAAAGCGGCCATCATCGTGAGCACAATGAGTGCGGCGATCAGGCCATATTCTATCGCCGTGCCGCCACGCTTATTGCCCAGCAATCGTTTCAGTGTTCCAACGATCATGCGGGTTCCGCCCGTGGCTGGTGCAATACCATTACATCTAAAGGAGGAGCGTTAACGAATGTCTAAAGCGGTCATCCGTCCGGGCCTGTTCGTCGTTGCCGTTGCCCTTGTCGATGCGGCAGGGCGGGTGTTGGTGCAGGAGCGGCCTACGGGCAAACAGATGGCGGGGCTGTGGGAATTCCCGGGCGGCAAGGTCGAGCCGGGTGAGACGCCGGAGGCCGCATTAGTGCGCGAATTGGCGGAAGAACTGGGAATCACCGTCGCTGCCGACGCGTTGCGCCCGCTGACCTTTGCGAGTGAGCCGCTGGCCGACCGGCATTTGCTATTGCTGCTCTATCTGTGTCGCGCATGGGACGGGGAGCCGCAGGCGCTGGATGCGGTGGCATTGGCATGGCATGCACCGTCGGCACTGCGCGGCCTGGCGATGCCGCCCGCCGATCTGCCGTTCGTCGCTGCTTTGGAAAAGGCGTTAACCCTGGCTTGACGGTTGCGCACTGGTCGGCGCTGTCGATCAAGTTGGAGGCCCGACCGGGAATCGAACCCGGGTGCGAGGATTTGCAGTCCTCTACGTCACCACTCCGCCATCGGGCCTCGATGCTTTGCGAGGCGCGGCAGATGCAAGCGCTGGCTCGCGCTGTCAACCGCGGACATGTAAAAATGCGGCGATCGCTCGCTTGGCGAACCCGCTACAGCGCGATAGAAGCAATCGCCGTCACCCGGTGTATTGCATTACTAAAGCAGTTGTGCGAAACCGGGTGCTCGATAAAGGTAGCACAATGAAACTGAATATGCGCGACTCGGGGGCTGTGGCGATGCGCCACGCAATGGTGGCAAGCCAGCTTCGCACCAATGCGGTCAGCGACGTACGCGTCGTGGCAGCGATGGACACCGTCGCGCGTGAGGCGTTTTTGCCAGCCGAGCTGGCGTCGCTCGCCTATCGCGATACGGCGGTCCCGCTGGGTCACGGGCGCGCGCAGAATGTACCGATCGCGACCGGGCGCCTGCTCACCCAGGCCGAGTTGCGTGCTGACGACCGCGTGCTGCTGATCGGGGCAGCGGGGGGCTATACCGCCGCGGTGCTGGCCGAACTGGTCGCCGATGTGGTTGCAGTCGAAAGCGAGCCGACGTTGGCGAGCGTCGCGCGCGCTGCACTGACAGGTATCGATCGGGTGATGCTGATCGAAGGTCCGCTTGAGGCAGGCCATCCCGCGGGCGCGCCATATGATGTGATCGTCGTCGATGGTGCGGTCGAAGAACTTCCCGCCGCACTGATCGAACAGGTCGCGATCGGCGGGCGGGTGGTTGCGGGGATCCTCGATCGCGGGGTGACACGACTGAGCGCAGGTCGGCGCACCACTGGCGGCTTCGGGCTGCTCGATTTTGCCGACATCGATTGCGTGCCGCTGCCCGGCTTTGCGCGGCCGCGCACCTTTACCTTCTGATGCGAAAAGAGCTGCGAGCGATGCGATCTCTTCCTTTCCTGACCGGCACGGCGCTTTTGGCGCTGGGCGTGGCGCCCGCTCTGGCTTCGGCGGAGACACTGCGCGAGGCGTTGCTCGAAGCTTATAAGACCAATCCGACGCTTGCCGCGCAGCGTGCCAACGTCCGCGCGATCGATGAGAATGTGCCGATCGCGCGCGCCAGTGCGCTTCCGGGCGTGCAACTGCAAAGCAGCTATACCGAGGCGGTGGTGTTGCCGGTGACGGCGTTTACCGCGCCCGCGCGCACGTCGCAGACGCAGGCCAACCTGACCTATTCGCTGTATGCCGGTGGCTCGGTGAAGAACGGCATCGCTGCCGCCGATATCCGCGTGCAGGGCGGGCAAGCGGCGTTGCGTGGGACCGAGGCCGATCTGTTTTCTGCCGTGGTCGGGGCGTATATGGACGTGATCCGCGACGAGGCGATCGTCGCGCTCAACCGGCAGAATGTGAAGGTCCTCGAGGTCAATCTGCGCGCATCGCAGGATCGTTTTCAAGTCGGTGATTTGACCCGCACAGATGTCGCGCAGTCCGACGCGCGATCGGCGATCGCGCGCGGCCAGTTGCAGACGGCTGAAGCGCGCTTGATCAGCAGCCGCGAGAGCTTCGTGCGATTGGTGGGATCCGCCCCGGCCGAGCTGGAAACCCCGCCGCCTTTGCCCAATTTGCCGTCCGATCCCGACGCTGCGGTCGGCATTGCGCTGGACGACAATCCCAATCTGCTGGCGGCCGAGAAGAACGGCGAGGCAAGCGCGTATGACGTGAGGGTCGCGCGCGCCAGTCGACTTCCCAGGGTCGATGCGTTCGCTGGCGGCAGCTACACCAATTATTTCGGGTCGCTCGGCAATTTCAGCCCAACCAATGTGCCACCGCAATATGACCGTGCGGCGCAACTCGGGCTGCGTCTCACCTTGCCGCTCTATCAGGGCGGTGCCCCGGCGGCGCGAATCCGGCAGGCGCAGGAGCGCCGCGCCCAGGCGCTGGAGCAAGTGACGGAGGCCGAGCGCCTGGTGATCTCGCAAGCGCGCTCGGCTTATGCGGTGTGGCAATCGTCATTGCAGGTGATCGCGTCGAGCGAAATCGCGGTCAACGCCAACAAGCTGTCGCTGGAAGGCGTGCGCGCGGAAAACAGCGTCGGGAATCGCACGATCCTCGACATTCTGAATGCCGAGCAGGAATTGCTTAATTCGCAGGTGACGTTGGTTACCGCACGCCGCGACGCTTACGTCGCGGGCTTTGCGCTGCTGGCGGCAATGGGCAAGGCCGAGGCGCAAGACCTCGGGCTCGAAGGCGGGCCGCTGTACGATCCGACCGTGAATGCGAAGCACGTGCGCAACAACATCTGGGATTTCGCGCCTGCGCCGGCCGTGCCGATCACCGGCACGCGCACCAACATGACGCGTCCGCAAAGCGCGCAAGTCACGCGCCCGCTCGATCCTATTCTCGACGGGGGCGTTGACAGACGTGCGCCGATTACCGCAGGTGAGACGACACCAAACCGCTAAACCGGCGGTAACCAGTCTTCACAAGGATGCGGGCGATGGGGGATTTGAGCGCTGAGCCATCGATGGAGGACATCCTTTCGTCGATCAAGCGCATCATCGCCGAGGAAAATGATTCGGCCCCCGGTCGCGTAAAACGCCCGGCGCGGACGCTGCCCCCGCGTTCCGATCCTACGCCGTTTGGTCATGACGAGATTCTCGAACTCAGCGAGCCGGCGCCCGAGGCAGAGCCCGACTATGACGCGCCTGCGCCTGCAGTCGCTGAAGTCGAGCCCGTGGCGGCTGCGGCACCGCGGCGGCCGGTCGTCGCTGCCCCGGCCGAAGCGATCCTGTCGGAACGCACTGCCGAGGCGACGCGCGGCCCGCTCGACGCCCTGTCGCGGATGATCGTAAAGCCCGACATTGCCGGTTCCGACACACTGGAGGGCATGGTGCGCGAGATGCTGCGTCCGATGTTGCGCGACTGGCTCGACGCGCATCTCCCGCCGATGGTCGAGACGATGGTCGCGCGCGAGATCGAGCGAATCACCAGTAAGTAACGCCTGTTGCGGGGCGGGCGGGGTTCTGCTGTAACTCGCCCATGAACAGACTTCTTGCCGCGACCGCATTGACGGCCGCTCTCGTCGCAGCCCCCGCTGCCGCCCGCCAACTCACCATCGACGACGTCTCGGCGCTGTCGCGCGTGTCGTCGCCTGCGGTGTCGCCCGATGGACATTGGCTGGTGTGGCAGCAGCGCGAGACCGATCTGACGATCGATGGCGGGCGCTTCGACCTTTGGCGGCTCGATCTGACGAAAAAGGGCGCTGCGCCGGAGAAGCTCGCCGCAGAGGGTGACGTCAACGAGACTGCGCCGCAATTTTCGAACGATGGCAAGACGGTGTATTTTCAGTCGGACAAGGGCGGCGACGATGCGGTTTGGTCGGTTGGCATCGCTGGCGGCGCGGTCACGCGGCTGACGCAGTTCGCAGGCGGGATCGGCGGCTTCAAAGTCTCGCCACAGGGCGACAAGCTGCTTGTCTGGGCCGACCGACTGCCGGGTGCGCCGAGCCTGGAACCGGCGATGGTGAAGAAGGATGCAAACGCCGGGAATGGCCGCGTCTATGACCAGATGTTCGTGCGGCATTGGGCGAGTTGGGCCGATGGCGCGCGCTCGCAACTGTTCGTCCTGCCGCTGACGGCGCGCAGTGCGACCGGCAATGGCGTTGCGATCGGCGGCAAGCTGGTCGGTGACGCACCGTCCAAGCCGTTTGGCGGGGGCGAGGAAGTGTCGTGGAGCGCGGACGGCAAGACGGTGTTTTTCGCGCTGCGCGAAGCGGGGCGGATCGAGCCGCTCTCGACCAACCTCGATATCTTTTCCGCGCCTGCGGACGGATCGCTCGCGCCGGTCAATCTGACCGATGCGAATGACGGGATGGACAATCTTCCGACCGCGTCGCCCGACGGAAAATCGCTCGCCTGGTTCGCGATGAAGCGGCCGGGCTATGAAGCCGACCGGCAAGTACTGATGCTGCGGGATCTCGCGAGTGGCAAGGTGTCAGCGCTGACGGGGGCGTGGGATCGTTCGGTCGGGTCGATCGCCTGGGCGCCCGATTCGAAGACGATCTTCGTGACCGCCGAGGATACGCAGGAAAATCCGGTCTGGTCGGTGTCGCCCGTCACCGGCAAGGTCACGCGGCTGACCGGTGAGGGCAATGTCTCTGCCGTGGTGCCGACCGCCACGGGCGTGGTATTTGCGATGAACTCGCTGACTGCGCCGGACGATTTTTACGCGCTGAGCGGCAAGAAGACGACGCGGCTGACCTCGGTCAATGCGGCGAAGCTGGCGGGTGTGGAGATGCCGACCGTCACGCGCTTCAACTTCAAAGGCGCGAACAACGATACCGTGTGGGGCTATGCGGTGAAGCCGGCGGGCAGCACCGGCAAGGTGCCGATCGCGTTCATGGTGCATGGCGGGCCGCAGGGGAGCAGCAACAACAGCTGGTCGTACCGTTGGAACCCGGCGGTGTTCGCGGGCGCGGGGTACGGCCTGGTCGCGGTCGATTTCCACGGGTCCACCGGCTACGGGCAGGGCTTCACCGACGCAATCCGCAACAATTGGGGCGGTTGGCCGCTCGAGGATCTGCAAAAGGGCCTGGATGCGGCGACGACCAAATTCGCCTGGCTCGACAAGGACAATGCCTGCGCGCTTGGCGCGTCGTACGGCGGCTATATGATGAACTGGATCGAGGGGAAGTGGCCCGATCGCTTCAAGTGCATCGTCCAGCATGACGGTGTGTTCGATGCGCGCGCGATGGCGTATGAGACTGAGGAACTCTGGTTCGACGAGTGGGAACATGGCGGCAAAGCTTATTTCGAGGACCCGGCGGCGTTCGAGAAATGGAACCCGGTCAATCACGTGACCGCGTGGAAGACGCCGCAGCTCGTCATCACGTCGGAGGGCGATTACCGCATCCCCTATACCCAGGGCATTGCCGCCTTCACCGCGTTGCAACGGCGCGACATCCCCTCGCGGCTGGTGGTGTTTCCGGGGGGCAGCCATTGGGTGACCAAGCCCAAGGAGAGCCGCCAATGGTATGGCGAAGTGCTCGGGTGGATGGGGAAATATACCGGGGCAAAGTGAGCCGTATTCCTGCGCAGGCAGGAACCCAGGGTGACGAGCGCCGTCCTTCATAACCCTGGGCTCCTGCCTGCGCAGGAGCACAAGGCGGGGTGACGGCGAGAGGGGAGCTGGCTAAAGCCGCCGCACTATGACCGAACTCACCAAAACCTTCGACCCCGCCGAAATCGAACAGCGCTGGTATGCGCATTGGGAGACGGAAGGGCTGTTCCATCCCGACCGCCCCGGTGCCGAGCCGTGGACGATCGTCAACCCGCCGCCCAACGTGACGGGCTCGCTCCATATCGGGCACGCGCTCGACAATACCTTGCAGGATATCCTCACGCGCCATGCGCGCTTGCAGGGCAAGGATGCCTTGTGGGTGGTCGGCACCGATCACGCGGGCATCGCCACGCAGATGGTGGTCGAGCGGCAAATGGCCGAGCGCCAGCAGAAGCGCACCGATTACACGCGCGAGGATTTCGTCGCCAAGGTGTGGGAATGGAAGGAAGAGAGCGGCGGGGAAATCACGCAACAGCTCCGCCGCCTCGGCTGCTCGATGGATTGGGCGAACGAACGCTTCACGATGGACGAGGGCTTCAGCAAGGCCGTCCTCAAGGTGTTCGTCGACTTGCACAAGGAAGGGCTGATCTATCGCGACAAGCGGCTGGTGAATTGGGATCCCGGCCTCGGCACCGCGATCAGCGACCTCGAGGTCGAGACGCGCGAGATCAAGGGCAGCTTCTGGCATCTGCGCTATCCGCTTGAGGACGGTTCGGGTTTCATCGAAGTCGCGACGACGCGGCCCGAGACGATGCTTGCCGATATGGCGGTCGCGGTGAATGCAGCGGACGAACGCTACACGCATCTCGTCGGGAAGCAGGTGAAGCTGCCGATCACCGGACGGCTGATCCCGATCATCACCGACGACCATGCCGATCCCGAGCTGGGGTCTGGCGCGGTGAAGATCACGCCGGGACATGACTTCAACGATTTCGAAGTCGGCAAGCGCGCCGGAATCGCGGCGGGCGACATGCTCAACATGCTCGATGCCAAGGCGCAGGTCGTGCAGGTTTCCGACGGGCTGATCCCCGAGGCGTTTCTCGGCCTCACCACCGCCGCGGCGCGTAAGGCGGTGGTCGCGCAGTTGAAGGCCGAGGGATTCCTGATCCCGCACATCGACAAGGACGGCGAAGAGCACGACGCCGAACCGCGCACGATCCAGACGCCGTATGGCGACCGCTCGGGCGTGGTGATCGAGCCGTGGCTGACCGACCAATGGTATGTCGATGCAGCGACGCTGGCGAAACCGGCGATCGAGGCGGTGCGCAGCGGCGCGATCGAGATCGTGCCGAAGACGTGGGAGAAGACCTTCTTCAACTGGATGGAGAATATCCAGCCGTGGTGCGTCTCGCGGCAATTGTGGTGGGGGCATCGGATCCCGGCTTGGTTCGCCGAGGATGGCTCGATCTATGTCGCGCTGAGCGAGGCCGAAGCGCAAGCGCAGGCCGGTGCAGGCGTCGCGCTGCGCCAGGACAGCGACGTCCTCGACACTTGGTTCTCATCGGCGCTGTGGCCGTTCGCGACGATGGGGTGGCCGGAGGAAAGCTCTCGCAATCTCCACGGCCGTTACCCCAACGACGTGCTGATCTCAGGCTTCGACATCCTGTTCTTCTGGGATGCGCGGATGATGATGCAGGGCATTCACTTCATGAAGGATGTGCCCTTCAGGAAGCTCTACCTCCACGGCCTCGTTCGCGCGGCGGACGGGGCGAAGATGTCGAAGTCCAAGGGCAATGTCGTCAATCCGCTCGGGCTGATCGACAAATATGGCGCGGATGCTTTGCGCTTCTTCATGGCGGCGATGGAGAGCCAGGGCCGCGACATCAAGATGGATGAGCGCCGCGTCGAGGGCTATCGCAACTTCGCAACCAAGCTGTGGAACGCGTGCCGCTTCGCGCAATCGAACGGCATCGGCGCGAGCAGCTCGGCGATTGCGCCGGACGCGACGCTCGCGGTCAACAAATGGATCATCGCGGAGACGATCGGGTGCGTCCAGGCGGTCGATCTCGCGCTCGCCGATCTGCGCTTCGATGGCGCGGCGAATGCAGTTTATCAGTTCGTGTGGAGCCGGTTCTGCGACTGGTATCTTGAGTTGATCAAGCCAGTGTCGATTGGCGAGGAAAAGGGCAGCATCGATCCCGAGAGCAAGCTGGTCGCCGGTTGGGTGATCGACCAGATCCTCGTGTTGCTCCATCCGTTCATGCCGTTCATCACCGAGGAATTGTGGCATGCGATGGCCGATCCGGCGCACGCGCGCGCGAACAACCTGATCGTCGCACATTGGCCGATGGCGGATGCGCAGTCGATCGACCCGGCAGCGAGCAAGGAGGTGGACTGGCTGATCCGGCTGGTGAGCGAAGTGCGCGCCGCGCGCAACGAGCTTGGCATCGCGCCGGGCGTGCGCATGGCGGCGCATGTTCTGGACGCCTCGGCCGAGACCGCAGCCCGGATCGAGCGGCAAACCGCAGCGATCGCGCGGCTCGCGCGGATCGATCTCGCGAGCGGGGCCGCGCCGGTTGGCGGGGCGTTGCAGGTCGTGATCGACGAGACGACCTTCGTCTTGCCGCTGGAAGGCGTCATCGACATCGGCGCCGAACGCGACCGGCTGAGCAAGGCTATCGCCGCCGCTGAAAAGGAGCGGGATACGCTCGCCGGGCGGCTCGGCAACCCGAGCTTCGTCGAGCGCGCCAAGCCCGAGGCGGTCGATAAGGCGCGCGCCGATCACGCTGACAAGGCCGCCGAGGCCGAGCGGCTGAGCGCGGCGCTCGCGCGATTGGGGTGACGGACAAGTAAGGGCGGGATAAGAGCAACGATGGCAACGTCTCCACCGCGCACTGGCGCGCCCACCCGCCCCGGCCAGCGCGACCTCACCACCGGCCCGATCGCCGCGACGCTGCTCGCCTTCGCGCTGCCGACGCTTGGGTCGAACATCCTGCAATCGCTCAACGGGTCGATCAACACGATCTGGGTCGGGCGTTTCCTGGGTGAGGGGGCGGTCTCGGCGACCGCCAACGCCAACACTATCATGTTCCTGATGTTCGCCGCCGTGTTCGGATTTGGCATGGCATCGACCATCCTAATCGGCCAATCGATGGGGCGGCGCGATGTCGAGGCCGCGCGGCGCGCGTTTGGCGGGTCGATCGGGATCGTCATGACCGGCGCGGTGGTGATCGCGACGCTGGGGTGGATCTTCGCGCCCGATATCCTGCGCGTGCTGGCGACGCCACCGGCCGCGACGCCGCTCGCGCTCTCCTATTTGCGTGTGATCTTCCTCGGGTTGCCGGCGTCGCTGCTGCTGGTGTTGCTCAGCATGGCGTTGCGCGGGGTCGGCGATTCGGTGACGCCGTTGTGGTTCACCGTGCTGAGCGTGGCGCTCGACAGTGGGCTCAATCCGATCTTCATCCGCGGGCTGTTCGGGATGCCGGAGATGGGGATCGCCGGATCGGCGACCGCCACGCTGATCGCGTCGCACGTCTCGGCGCTCGGGCTGCTCGTCTATATCTATGCGCGCGATTTGCCGATCCGGTTGCGCGGGCATGAGATTAGCTGGCTGATCCCCAGCGCCGCGCTAGCGCGGACGATCCTTTTCAAGGGTTTGCCGATGGGTGCGCAAATGCTCGTCGTGTCGCTGGCTGCACTGATGATGACGGGCCTCGTCAATCGCTACGGCGTCGATACCAGCGCGGCGTACGGCGTTTCGATGCAATTGTGGGGCTATATTCAGATGCCCGCGCTCGCTGTTGGTGCGGCGGTCAGCAGCATGGCGGCGCAGAACATCGGCGCTGGGCTGTGGGACCGAGTCGATCGAATCACGCGCGCCGGTTTGGTGTTCAGCGCCTTGCTGACGACAACAATGGTGGTCGCGATCATCGCGTTTGATCGTCCCGTGATGGGGGTGTTTCTGGGCAGCGATAGCCCGGCGATCCCGATCGCGCGGCATATCCAGGTGCTGGCGAGCTGGAACTTCATTGTGTTCGGGATGACGATGGTGCTGTTTTCGACAGTGCGCGCGAACGGCGCGGTATGGGGGCCGCTGACGATGCTGATTGTGTCGCTCTTCCCGGTGCGCCTAGGGTTTGCGCTGGCGTTTGAAGGGAGCCTGGGTGCGGATTCGATCTGGTGGAGTTTCCCGCTCGGCTCG
Above is a genomic segment from Sphingomonas sp. HMP6 containing:
- a CDS encoding valine--tRNA ligase, translated to MTELTKTFDPAEIEQRWYAHWETEGLFHPDRPGAEPWTIVNPPPNVTGSLHIGHALDNTLQDILTRHARLQGKDALWVVGTDHAGIATQMVVERQMAERQQKRTDYTREDFVAKVWEWKEESGGEITQQLRRLGCSMDWANERFTMDEGFSKAVLKVFVDLHKEGLIYRDKRLVNWDPGLGTAISDLEVETREIKGSFWHLRYPLEDGSGFIEVATTRPETMLADMAVAVNAADERYTHLVGKQVKLPITGRLIPIITDDHADPELGSGAVKITPGHDFNDFEVGKRAGIAAGDMLNMLDAKAQVVQVSDGLIPEAFLGLTTAAARKAVVAQLKAEGFLIPHIDKDGEEHDAEPRTIQTPYGDRSGVVIEPWLTDQWYVDAATLAKPAIEAVRSGAIEIVPKTWEKTFFNWMENIQPWCVSRQLWWGHRIPAWFAEDGSIYVALSEAEAQAQAGAGVALRQDSDVLDTWFSSALWPFATMGWPEESSRNLHGRYPNDVLISGFDILFFWDARMMMQGIHFMKDVPFRKLYLHGLVRAADGAKMSKSKGNVVNPLGLIDKYGADALRFFMAAMESQGRDIKMDERRVEGYRNFATKLWNACRFAQSNGIGASSSAIAPDATLAVNKWIIAETIGCVQAVDLALADLRFDGAANAVYQFVWSRFCDWYLELIKPVSIGEEKGSIDPESKLVAGWVIDQILVLLHPFMPFITEELWHAMADPAHARANNLIVAHWPMADAQSIDPAASKEVDWLIRLVSEVRAARNELGIAPGVRMAAHVLDASAETAARIERQTAAIARLARIDLASGAAPVGGALQVVIDETTFVLPLEGVIDIGAERDRLSKAIAAAEKERDTLAGRLGNPSFVERAKPEAVDKARADHADKAAEAERLSAALARLG
- a CDS encoding S9 family peptidase, which gives rise to MNRLLAATALTAALVAAPAAARQLTIDDVSALSRVSSPAVSPDGHWLVWQQRETDLTIDGGRFDLWRLDLTKKGAAPEKLAAEGDVNETAPQFSNDGKTVYFQSDKGGDDAVWSVGIAGGAVTRLTQFAGGIGGFKVSPQGDKLLVWADRLPGAPSLEPAMVKKDANAGNGRVYDQMFVRHWASWADGARSQLFVLPLTARSATGNGVAIGGKLVGDAPSKPFGGGEEVSWSADGKTVFFALREAGRIEPLSTNLDIFSAPADGSLAPVNLTDANDGMDNLPTASPDGKSLAWFAMKRPGYEADRQVLMLRDLASGKVSALTGAWDRSVGSIAWAPDSKTIFVTAEDTQENPVWSVSPVTGKVTRLTGEGNVSAVVPTATGVVFAMNSLTAPDDFYALSGKKTTRLTSVNAAKLAGVEMPTVTRFNFKGANNDTVWGYAVKPAGSTGKVPIAFMVHGGPQGSSNNSWSYRWNPAVFAGAGYGLVAVDFHGSTGYGQGFTDAIRNNWGGWPLEDLQKGLDAATTKFAWLDKDNACALGASYGGYMMNWIEGKWPDRFKCIVQHDGVFDARAMAYETEELWFDEWEHGGKAYFEDPAAFEKWNPVNHVTAWKTPQLVITSEGDYRIPYTQGIAAFTALQRRDIPSRLVVFPGGSHWVTKPKESRQWYGEVLGWMGKYTGAK
- a CDS encoding DUF2497 domain-containing protein; the encoded protein is MGDLSAEPSMEDILSSIKRIIAEENDSAPGRVKRPARTLPPRSDPTPFGHDEILELSEPAPEAEPDYDAPAPAVAEVEPVAAAAPRRPVVAAPAEAILSERTAEATRGPLDALSRMIVKPDIAGSDTLEGMVREMLRPMLRDWLDAHLPPMVETMVAREIERITSK